The genomic interval atttccaTTATATGTTAATGATCAAATGTTTATTGATGTACATGGgtgtaaatgttatttttcatccacattaatgttaaatgaaataaaaatacttgaTAGAACTTATACCTGAAATACTACAGAAGTACTTGATTAAAGCTGTTTACAAATCTGATTCTTAAATtcacataaagaaaaaaaaagccatataAATTAATCTATGTTGGATTTAACATGGAATATCGCTATAGgcccctttaaaaatatgataatattatatattaatattaaatgttataataataaaataataaataaattagttaatcaatctatattttgtgttaatttCTTGCACAATCTCAACTCACAAGTGACAACAGAATATTTAAGGAAATTATAAGGTTGctcataaatgaaaacaaatattattgttaCAATGCTTGTGTTATTTGTTACTGCAGTGAACATGGATtcaaattttttaaagattgCTTTGCTTAAGGTGGTTAAATATTCCTGGCCCACTTTGACTGAATGTTCTTGATAAACTGGGCCAACTTGAACCTTCACTTATTCTACTCATATTCATGTAATAAACTGACATTAACTGATTATTTTATAACTGACATAATtgacttctttgaaaaaaagaattgtgcaGTCAGTAAATTCAAGTCAGAGATGGGAGAAAGAAAAGAGAGCAGAAAGGAGTGAAAAAAACATAAGACAAGCAAAACGTAGACGTAGAGTAAAAAGCTGCAAAATGTGGTCACAAATTAAGTTAATGTAAAGTGTTTAGAGAATAGAGAcagaaaaatgtttacaaaattagtttattttcataaatgttattcatttaataactaatattaatttcagcaaATTTAGTCTCAACAGTTTTGAattttatgcatgcattaaGTCAAATTACTTGAGTAAATTTTACTCAttcataaacactttttttttttttttttctaatttctaataaaatacAGGCTTATTTTTCAGAGATGACCCAATTGTTTGGGGTGTATAATCTCAAATTAATTGAgatcaaattatttaaatgacaaGGTTAACAAGAAGTGGACCACCTAATttcattcttttaaaattatgatGTATAAGATCCTCAGAGAGGAACCACACCAGAAGAAAGGAAAGACTGTGTCAGTGAAGgtggttgtgaatgtgtgtagatgtgtgttAGTTACAGGATCAGAGAATGACACCGTTCCTCTGTCATAGACCAGATCAACTCTCACACGCTCAAGATCCTGTTTAACAGGAAAACCAAACTGATCAGACCATCTGTATTGCACACTCCAGACATCAGTGTTAAAGAAAACACCTCCCTTCCTTTGGTTTGATGCTGTAGTTACTCCAAGACTCCAGACTGGACTCTCTTTTACCTCCACATCCCAGCAGTGTGTTCCTGAGTTAAAACCCTCTGAACCCAGAACACAGAGATAATagttaaatctctcaagattaTCAGGAAGCGGTTGAGCATCCCATTTGTATCTCACACTGGTCAGATCATCAGACAGGATGAGATGTGGATCTGCAGTGTTTGGATCCAGAATCACAGAAGCTGATGAGACACAATCAACAGCTGCTTTTATTCTGATGTTCATATAATGATCAAGTCCTATTGTTATTCAAGTCCTATTGGTTATTCACACATAAAgctaaaatttgtaaatattcatGTGTCATTTCCACTGTGTGTGTAACAGCACAGATCTTCTCCAGACTCACTGTTTTGGACAATGTCCTGCATCTTCTTCCAGATTCTGAACGGCAGGTTGCCCAAGTAATGTGGCACATGAATCAAAGCTCCAGAAGGCGTCTGTGGATCCGGCTGTGAGATCTGGACTCTGGAAGAACATTcaggagtcagaactgcagtggctTTGGCTtcagaagcagagagaccagaGACACCAGCAGATCACTCACCTTTCCCTCGTGACTGGAAACTcctgcagaacaaacacaccATTTATCATCAAGAACTCAATCAATCATCAATCAATGGATGATCTGAAATCAGACCTTTAGAAAGCAGATGTCATTGGCTTTCATCATCTCCTCCGTGTctttgattgtgtgtgaaagagctgagatgtgtctgttcatctcctccagcttctcctTCATCATCTGCTTCTTCTGCTCCTCTTCCTTTCTCAGTGCAGTGATTGTAGCTTCTTCTTCATCTTTGAGAAACTGATGAAGCTTCTCAAACTGTTGTTTAATCTGACGCTCTGTGTGCTCAGCTTGAGACTGAAATCAAATCACATTCACTTCAATCATCTCAATCAACACACATCAACACATCACATCATTCAGATCCAAAAGAAACTCAGATACCCGACATATAACAGATCCAGAAGCAGATTGCTGCTTggcatttacaaaaataatcaactggaattaattatattaatataatgaatCATAATGGTGTATAGTGATCCTACACCTGTACTGAAAATGACTCTTGATTCTGTTTCCTCACCGTGATGTGTTGAACTGTTTTCTTAAAATCTTGCTTAattttttctctctgttgaaGTTTCTCCTGTAAGGACTTCAGTGCTGTATTGAGCTCCTCCTGTAATTGGACAAAACAGagaagaaagagaagagaaTACTGTGCTATGCAAAAGGATTTGCCCATCATGAATTCTTCCGTTTTGTGAATATCTCATGGCAAActgattcagaaattaaaaccaaacataaaacaaaagcaacctgacaaaacaaaatacaactttttCAACATGAAGTTAGTTAAAGGTCCTACCCAGTAACACACTATGTCGAAGGTGAAAGAAACTCCAGAAATCATGAGGAAGAAGGTGATTGAAATACATCTGTCTTGGAAAGATTAAAAAGCTATTTCAAAGGCTCTTGGTCTTAAAAAACCACAGTAAGAGCCATTATCTCCAAATGGAAACAAATCAACACAGTAACAAACCTTCCCAGTTTTGTTTGAATAGCTAAAACTATTTAGTAAGAGTtgtacacaaaaacaaaagaaatcaaTACAGGAGCAAATACTTTTTACAGCAGTGTATATGTCACATACATTTCAGTAAAATGGCAGACAGCCATACCTACCTTACATAATGGAACAACTTCACTAATGGGTCTGACTGTGTGATTGACGTGTGGTTCTGAAGTAAAACACTCTACACACACAGGCTGTTTGTCCTCCAGAAAGAAGAGTTTGAGTTTCTCACTGTGTAAACTGCAGATCTCCTCAGATCCTGATGAACGACTCTCATTTCTCTCCTTCAAGAATGAATCGCATAAGTTTTTTAATGCAAGATTATATAGAGGTTGTTCTCTTGAGGATCTTCTCCTGCAGACAGGACACTCCTGAGTTTTCTTGGTTCTCCAGAACTGTTGAAGGCACTCTTTACAGACACTGTGACTACATGATAAAAGAACAGGAGTCTTGAAGAAAGCTCTTCTACAGATACTGAAGCCATTAgcttattcatttttactttttttgtcaaaGAGAAGAAAATCAGTATGACAGAAAGGAGAAATAACAAGTCCATCTCTTCCTGGTAAGTGTTTCTGATCACCTTTGATCACTATTTTCTCCAGAGTCATGAACAAGAGGCAGAGGTGGGTAGAGCAAACAAAAACTGGACTCAGTTAAAAGTGAGCAGGTGTTCATTTCAcacatttaatgtcattttagtgtttaatcttttttggttgtaaaatgtattcatgcTACACAAGCAGGTGTTCACCTGATCAAGATCTTCATCAGTGGCCAGCAATATGAAGCAGATTGGTTTTAGTGGAATGTAGGTTAATATTCACTCCATCCAATGCTCGTTATGTTCTCTGTGTTCAGTTTCCTTTTAAAGAGTGAAGTGAGGAACCACTTCAGACGATTCAGTGCATGCCGTGAACTGAATAAATCATTCCGATTTTTTCAGGAACCATTTCAAGTCAGTTTGGCAATTGTTAGATCAACAAAGAATTGATTCAAAAGAGTGATTCTTTCTTGAATTGAGCATCACTCATGCGCCAGTAACAAGGGATTGGGCCACGATGGTGAATGAGTAACATCTGTATACTGAAGCTCTGTATCTGTTTTTATAGTTGACAAGACTTGATATGTAAAAgagcacaaaataataatttctttacttaTCTTGTGTCTTTTTTTGGTCTAACTTTTGAATGAGTGCAATGGAAAAAGACAGGCCTGTTTAAGGTAAAGGGAATGACACATTGAATACCTCTGGATTAAAAGTTCTATTATCTGAAACCTAAACCGCCTTACAATAAATTGAGAATTGGTTGACAGAGTCGTGTCAGATAATCAGATAATCTCCAATTCACAACTGATGGAATTTTGTagagagttaaaaaaaaaattgaatttctgATTTGTACATAATCCCTCAAGGCAACAGTGAAAGATGATTTACATTTGTAAAAGAGACTGACTGAGGTACTTGAGTTTATGAACAATCAAGCAGAAGAGATAACAAGTGAGCTTATTTCAGAACAGGgttgaattactaaaaaaataataacttgtGTGTACTACGTGACAAAGGTGAGAAACTGAATGCTTACAAAAGGAGGTGGAATCCACAAGTGGCCGGTATTCAGAAGCAGCAAGAAGACGACGTCTGGAAAATTCTGATCGACTTATTCAACAAAGTTTCTCCTGAAATAGCAGACCAGCTCTTCTACACAATTGACATTGCCAATAGACTGGGTCCTTGCTCTGAGGAGTAGAGTTTCATTCACACAATGTCTGAAATAAAATCTGGAGGAATGGTAGAACCATAGCCATTCATAATGAAGggaaatcagcatttttgaacacTTAAACACAATGCACCAAAGACATCAGGAACAAAT from Labeo rohita strain BAU-BD-2019 unplaced genomic scaffold, IGBB_LRoh.1.0 scaffold_814, whole genome shotgun sequence carries:
- the LOC127162033 gene encoding nuclear factor 7, ovary-like, translated to MIIQWCGKKLSCPVCCEIFKAPVILSCSHSVCKECLQQFWRTKKTQECPVCRRRSLRDHAPLNLALQNLCESFLKERNESRSSGSEEICSLHSEKLKLFCLEDKQPVCLVCFTSEQHINHTFRPISEVVLSYKEELNTALKSLQEKLKQREKIKGEFKKTVQHIKSQAEHTERQIKQQFEKLHQFLKDEEEATITALRKEEEQKKQMMKEKLEEMNRHISALSHTIKDTEEMMKANDICFLKEFPVTRERVQISQPDPQTPSGALIHVPHYLGNLPFRIWKKMQDIVQNTSVILDPNTADPHLILSDDLTSVRYKWDAQPLPDNLERFNYYLCVLGSEGFNSGTHCWDVEVKESPVWSLGVTTASNQRKGGVFFNTDVWSVQYRWSDQFGFPVKQDLERVRVDLVYDRGTVSFSDPVTNTHLHTFTTTFTDTVFPFFWCGSSLRILYIIILKE